From the genome of Sphingobacterium kitahiroshimense, one region includes:
- a CDS encoding ribose-phosphate pyrophosphokinase, with product MPLQFNTVKLFAGSGTTELAEKIATSYGKPLGDKTLSRFSDGEIQPFYNESVRGSDVFIVQSTNQPTDNLFELLLMIDAAKRASAHYITAVVPYFGFARQDRKDKPRVAIGAKMIANLITAAGAHRIMTMDLHAAQIQGFFDIPVDHLDGSIIFVPYIKSLNLPNLTIASPDMGGSYRARTFAKFFNAEVIICDKRRKRANEIESMSIIGDVTGQDVVLIDDICDTAGTLSKAAALIMESGAKSVRAVCTHAVLSGKAYETIENSVLSEMIVTDTIQLDPEKMKQSTKIRVLSTAELFGKAIKNVNQHGSISDLFEVE from the coding sequence ATGCCTTTGCAATTCAACACGGTTAAGTTATTCGCCGGTTCTGGCACTACAGAATTAGCAGAAAAAATCGCTACCTCCTACGGGAAACCTCTTGGAGATAAAACGTTATCTCGTTTTAGCGATGGAGAAATCCAACCTTTTTACAATGAATCAGTTCGTGGAAGCGATGTATTTATTGTTCAATCAACAAATCAACCAACAGACAATTTATTTGAATTATTGTTGATGATTGATGCAGCAAAGCGTGCTTCGGCTCATTACATTACTGCTGTAGTTCCTTATTTCGGTTTTGCACGTCAGGATCGTAAAGATAAGCCACGTGTAGCTATTGGTGCTAAAATGATTGCGAATTTAATTACCGCAGCAGGCGCACACCGCATCATGACAATGGATCTACACGCTGCTCAAATCCAAGGTTTTTTCGACATTCCTGTTGATCACTTAGACGGTTCGATTATCTTCGTTCCTTACATCAAATCATTAAATCTTCCTAACTTGACGATTGCATCTCCTGACATGGGTGGTTCTTACCGCGCACGTACATTTGCAAAATTCTTCAATGCAGAAGTGATCATATGTGATAAACGTCGTAAACGTGCCAACGAAATCGAATCAATGTCTATCATTGGTGATGTTACTGGTCAAGACGTTGTTTTGATTGATGATATCTGTGATACTGCAGGTACATTATCAAAAGCTGCAGCATTGATCATGGAAAGCGGTGCTAAATCTGTAAGAGCAGTATGTACACATGCTGTATTATCAGGTAAAGCTTACGAAACAATTGAGAACTCTGTATTGTCTGAAATGATTGTTACAGATACCATTCAATTGGATCCTGAAAAAATGAAACAGTCTACTAAAATTAGAGTGTTGTCTACTGCAGAATTATTTGGAAAAGCAATTAAGAATGTTAACCAACACGGTTCTATCTCCGATTTATTCGAAGTTGAATAA
- a CDS encoding gluconate 2-dehydrogenase subunit 3 family protein, with product MNRRESLKALGLIAAGTGLLAGSCKTDNSKTAVADAADRIPGIQDFEYERTKALQEEKFFNEHEFATITVLADIIIPKDASSGSATDAGVPDFIEFIVKDLPDNKIPMRGGLKWLDVHSQKRYGQAFVNCKQQEQLAIVDDIAYPELARPEMQQGVAFFSLMRNLTSSGFYTSEIGVKAIGFKGNTPGVWTGVPDDVLKEHGFDPSKFFG from the coding sequence ATGAATAGAAGAGAATCACTAAAAGCATTAGGGCTGATCGCTGCTGGGACTGGTCTATTGGCAGGCTCCTGTAAAACCGATAATAGTAAAACTGCTGTTGCAGATGCAGCAGACAGAATTCCCGGAATTCAGGATTTTGAATATGAACGTACTAAAGCATTACAAGAAGAAAAATTCTTTAATGAACATGAGTTTGCAACAATAACTGTTTTAGCAGATATCATCATACCGAAGGATGCATCTTCAGGAAGTGCTACAGATGCTGGAGTACCGGATTTTATCGAGTTTATCGTAAAAGATTTACCAGATAATAAAATTCCAATGCGTGGCGGATTGAAATGGCTGGATGTGCACAGTCAAAAGAGATATGGACAAGCGTTTGTAAACTGTAAACAACAGGAGCAATTGGCGATTGTAGATGATATTGCATATCCCGAATTAGCAAGACCTGAAATGCAACAAGGAGTTGCTTTTTTCTCGCTGATGCGTAACCTAACGTCTTCTGGATTTTATACTAGTGAAATCGGTGTAAAGGCTATCGGTTTTAAAGGAAACACACCAGGAGTGTGGACAGGTGTGCCCGACGATGTTTTGAAAGAACATGGTTTTGATCCATCTAAGTTTTTTGGATAG
- the pstC gene encoding phosphate ABC transporter permease subunit PstC → MKYKNRILIDRVAQHTFKLTGYLVLALLGGIFGMLLYNAISFFLEVKPLDFLTGREWNPTAAIPTYGILPLIVSTTIVAFGAMVIAIPLGIGTAAYISEYASPKVKNILKPLIEMLAAIPSVVIGFLGIVLVGPKIASLTDLPNGLNALNGSLLLAIMALPTIITISEDAIHAIPKTYREGSYALGASKWQTLIKITIPAAAPGIIAAVMLGLGRAIGETMTVLMATGNAALFPEDFFDSVKTITATIAIEMGEVPFQTTHYFALFAIAIVLFFMTLIANLVGEYFINRFRKYHAA, encoded by the coding sequence ATGAAGTATAAAAATAGAATTTTAATTGATCGTGTCGCCCAGCACACTTTCAAATTGACAGGATATCTTGTGTTAGCACTTTTAGGTGGTATCTTCGGAATGTTACTCTACAATGCTATTTCTTTCTTTTTAGAAGTAAAACCATTGGATTTCCTAACGGGACGTGAATGGAACCCTACAGCTGCAATTCCTACCTATGGTATTTTACCATTGATCGTGAGTACAACAATTGTTGCATTTGGCGCTATGGTAATTGCGATCCCTTTGGGAATTGGTACAGCAGCTTACATTTCGGAATATGCAAGTCCTAAAGTTAAAAATATATTGAAACCCTTAATCGAAATGCTTGCTGCTATTCCTTCTGTTGTCATTGGTTTCTTAGGAATTGTATTGGTAGGACCCAAAATAGCATCGCTTACAGATCTTCCAAATGGACTAAATGCTTTAAACGGTTCTCTTTTACTTGCTATTATGGCATTACCAACCATCATCACAATTTCTGAAGATGCCATCCATGCTATTCCAAAAACATATCGCGAAGGTAGCTATGCACTTGGCGCAAGTAAGTGGCAAACGTTGATCAAAATTACTATTCCAGCAGCAGCTCCCGGAATCATTGCAGCCGTTATGCTCGGACTTGGAAGAGCCATCGGTGAAACCATGACGGTATTAATGGCGACTGGCAATGCCGCACTTTTTCCTGAGGATTTCTTTGATTCGGTCAAAACCATTACAGCAACAATTGCTATAGAAATGGGGGAAGTGCCTTTTCAGACAACACATTACTTTGCTTTATTTGCCATCGCAATTGTATTGTTCTTCATGACTTTAATAGCCAATCTGGTTGGTGAATATTTTATTAATCGTTTTAGAAAATATCATGCGGCTTAA
- a CDS encoding DUF2723 domain-containing protein — translation MNYTKINNVLGWACAIIATVTYMLTAERSTSWWDCGEFIASAYKMQVVHQPGAPLFLMIQNIFSNLAGGDVTRIAFWMNVGSGVCSGITILFLFWTITALARKVVTKSVDGTYSSADLIKIFGSGLVGALAYAFSDTFWFSAVESEVYAMSSLCTAVVFWGILKWENHADEPGADRWLIFIAYVMGLSIGVHLLNLLVIPAIAVVIYFKRAKTITSKGAIQSFLLGVVVLAVILWGIIQYSVKFAAYFDLFFVNTLGLGFGSGFTFFVVLLVALLAYGIWYSIKKVKPILNIVMISASFIIFGYSSFAMIMIRAKANPTLNNSDPENAFTFLSYLGREQYASEPLFKGPNFDSKVTGVEPTYSYRKDKDKYTKIQTGSTYQYDKEVLFPRVYSNRDGHPGYYQDYLRLGEGQSPTFGDNLKFFFNYQIGHMYGRYFLWNFAGRQNDQQGHGTFTEGNWISGIKPIDQMLVGGQDALPDSLNTDPSNNKYFFLPLIIGLIGAFWHFGKRQKDAGVVGLLFFFTGLAIVLYLNQSPLQPRERDYAYAGSFYAFAIWIGLGVFAIADFLGKKMNPKTAAGLTTVVCLLAAPVLLAKENWDDHDRSHKLTARDLAKDYLESCAPNAILFTYGDNDTYPLWYAQEVEGIRTDVRVVNLSLLSADWYMAQMQKKANDADALPINIDKEKFKKGVRDVMYFQDVQIPGHADLNLVLQFMLSDDAKNKAQLNSGEFENFLPTKNLALAVDRNAVIQNKTVPKEWENTIPDTLAWTYNKNYVTRAELSILSILADNNWKRPIYFAATVPNDNYLGLDKYLVQEGFAYRLMPIQVAKENAGALVNTEAAYTDITKKYAWGNMATSPYLDPESYRMIGLIVNSITGSTATQLLEQGKEKEAKEIALLVYDKMPKRVFLMRDVLNYTPIINVLYSVGETQKANDIVKRNLQFLTQNMSYYSAIAQTKPELEYSNIETALRTLGVYKSILSQTKETKLLQEIQQLEENYKKQFGI, via the coding sequence ATGAACTATACTAAAATTAACAATGTTTTAGGGTGGGCCTGCGCAATTATTGCTACCGTCACTTATATGTTAACCGCAGAAAGGTCAACGAGTTGGTGGGACTGCGGTGAGTTTATCGCCTCAGCATATAAAATGCAGGTGGTTCACCAACCAGGTGCTCCGTTATTTTTGATGATTCAAAATATATTCTCGAACCTTGCAGGGGGAGATGTTACAAGAATTGCTTTTTGGATGAATGTGGGATCTGGAGTATGCAGTGGTATTACCATTTTGTTTTTATTCTGGACCATTACAGCATTAGCTCGAAAAGTGGTCACAAAATCTGTAGATGGAACATATTCAAGTGCAGATTTGATCAAGATCTTCGGATCAGGATTGGTAGGAGCTTTAGCATATGCATTCTCAGATACATTCTGGTTCTCAGCAGTAGAATCCGAAGTATATGCCATGTCTTCTTTATGTACAGCTGTCGTATTTTGGGGTATTCTAAAATGGGAAAACCATGCAGATGAACCTGGTGCTGACCGTTGGTTGATTTTTATCGCTTACGTAATGGGACTTTCCATAGGCGTTCACTTATTAAACTTACTTGTTATCCCTGCTATTGCAGTTGTTATTTACTTTAAGAGAGCAAAGACAATTACAAGCAAAGGAGCTATCCAGTCATTTCTTTTAGGGGTAGTGGTTTTAGCGGTGATCTTATGGGGTATCATTCAATACTCGGTTAAATTCGCCGCTTATTTTGATTTATTCTTCGTCAATACATTAGGATTGGGATTTGGATCAGGATTCACATTTTTTGTTGTGTTATTGGTTGCATTATTAGCTTATGGTATTTGGTATTCGATCAAAAAAGTAAAACCGATCTTAAATATCGTAATGATCAGTGCTTCTTTTATTATTTTCGGATACAGCTCATTTGCCATGATTATGATCCGTGCAAAAGCAAATCCAACATTAAATAATAGTGATCCAGAAAATGCTTTTACTTTCTTAAGTTATCTAGGACGTGAGCAATATGCAAGTGAGCCTTTATTTAAAGGCCCTAACTTTGATTCTAAAGTTACAGGAGTAGAACCTACCTATTCTTACAGAAAAGATAAAGATAAGTATACAAAAATCCAGACAGGATCTACTTACCAATACGATAAAGAAGTTCTATTCCCACGTGTATATAGCAATAGAGATGGTCATCCGGGCTATTATCAGGACTATTTAAGATTGGGTGAAGGGCAGTCTCCAACATTTGGTGATAACTTAAAATTCTTCTTTAATTATCAGATAGGTCATATGTATGGACGTTATTTCCTTTGGAATTTTGCAGGTCGTCAAAATGATCAGCAAGGACACGGTACTTTTACAGAAGGAAACTGGATCTCTGGAATTAAACCAATCGATCAGATGTTAGTAGGTGGGCAAGATGCACTTCCTGACTCTTTGAATACAGATCCATCTAATAATAAGTATTTCTTTTTACCGCTAATTATAGGATTGATCGGTGCTTTTTGGCACTTCGGTAAAAGACAAAAAGATGCTGGTGTTGTTGGATTGTTATTTTTCTTTACAGGCTTAGCGATTGTATTGTACTTAAATCAAAGTCCTTTACAGCCACGTGAACGTGATTATGCTTATGCAGGGTCATTTTACGCATTTGCCATATGGATTGGATTGGGAGTCTTTGCAATAGCAGATTTCTTAGGAAAGAAAATGAATCCTAAAACAGCAGCAGGGCTTACAACAGTTGTATGCTTACTTGCAGCACCTGTTTTATTAGCAAAAGAAAACTGGGATGATCACGATCGTTCACATAAATTAACGGCACGTGATCTGGCAAAAGATTATTTAGAATCTTGTGCTCCTAACGCTATTTTATTCACTTACGGGGATAACGATACGTATCCATTGTGGTATGCACAGGAAGTGGAAGGTATCCGCACAGATGTACGTGTGGTAAACTTAAGCTTATTAAGTGCAGATTGGTATATGGCTCAAATGCAGAAAAAGGCAAATGATGCCGATGCGTTACCGATCAATATTGATAAAGAGAAGTTTAAAAAAGGAGTGCGTGATGTGATGTACTTCCAAGATGTTCAAATTCCAGGACATGCTGATTTGAATTTAGTTTTACAGTTTATGCTTTCGGATGATGCTAAAAATAAAGCACAGCTGAATTCTGGTGAATTTGAGAACTTCTTGCCAACTAAAAATCTTGCTTTAGCGGTAGATAGAAATGCGGTTATCCAAAATAAAACAGTACCAAAGGAATGGGAAAATACGATTCCAGATACTTTAGCATGGACTTATAATAAGAATTATGTGACCAGAGCCGAACTGTCTATCTTATCTATTTTAGCTGATAACAATTGGAAAAGACCTATTTACTTTGCAGCTACAGTTCCAAATGATAATTACTTAGGTCTAGACAAGTACCTAGTGCAGGAAGGTTTTGCATATCGTTTAATGCCTATTCAGGTTGCAAAAGAAAATGCAGGAGCGCTTGTCAATACTGAAGCCGCTTATACTGATATTACCAAGAAGTATGCTTGGGGAAATATGGCAACATCACCTTACTTGGATCCAGAATCGTACCGTATGATTGGTTTAATTGTCAACTCAATAACGGGAAGTACTGCAACACAGCTCTTGGAACAAGGAAAAGAGAAAGAAGCGAAAGAAATAGCTTTGTTAGTGTACGACAAAATGCCGAAACGTGTTTTCTTGATGCGCGATGTTTTAAACTATACACCGATCATTAATGTTTTATACAGTGTCGGTGAAACTCAAAAAGCAAACGACATTGTTAAGCGTAATTTGCAGTTCTTAACTCAAAATATGTCTTATTATAGTGCTATTGCGCAGACAAAACCAGAATTGGAATATTCAAATATTGAAACTGCTTTAAGAACACTGGGTGTTTATAAGAGTATTTTATCTCAGACAAAAGAGACGAAATTACTACAAGAAATACAACAGCTTGAAGAAAATTATAAAAAGCAGTTTGGAATATAG
- the pstA gene encoding phosphate ABC transporter permease PstA, which translates to MRLNFKKITPIIEWGSLLLSTGLVCFFLIVILYEIFSKGWSAISWSFITELPTDGMTKGGVLSPIIGTVILTLITALFAIPFGVCCAIYLNEYAKNTWLTRTIRASIRNLSGVPSIIYGLFGLALFVQGLHFGTSLLSAGLTLGLLSLPYIITTTEEALLRIPASMREAALAVGATKFESIKDVVLPASLPGILTGVVLTLSRAAGETAPILFTGVAFYITDVSVNTSQEFMALPYHLYMLSTQHQSIEEVRPLAYGTALVLIIVVFLMNLTAFYIRYKYRKNDQ; encoded by the coding sequence ATGCGGCTTAATTTTAAAAAAATAACTCCCATTATTGAATGGGGTTCATTATTACTTTCTACTGGATTAGTCTGTTTTTTCCTTATTGTCATCCTTTACGAAATTTTTTCAAAAGGATGGTCTGCGATCTCGTGGTCTTTCATCACTGAATTACCAACCGATGGTATGACTAAAGGTGGCGTGCTTTCGCCAATAATCGGAACAGTTATCTTGACATTGATAACGGCGCTATTTGCAATTCCTTTTGGTGTCTGCTGTGCGATCTACTTAAATGAATATGCCAAAAACACATGGCTAACACGTACCATCAGAGCTTCTATACGTAACTTATCAGGTGTACCATCGATCATCTATGGTTTATTCGGATTAGCATTATTTGTGCAGGGCCTACATTTTGGAACTTCACTTTTATCTGCTGGTTTGACATTGGGGCTTTTATCCTTGCCCTATATCATAACGACAACGGAAGAGGCGTTACTACGTATTCCTGCGAGTATGCGTGAAGCGGCACTTGCTGTAGGGGCTACAAAATTTGAATCGATTAAAGATGTTGTGCTTCCGGCTTCATTGCCCGGTATCCTAACGGGTGTTGTTTTGACATTATCGCGGGCGGCAGGTGAAACAGCTCCAATTTTGTTTACTGGTGTTGCATTCTACATCACAGATGTGTCTGTTAACACTAGTCAGGAATTTATGGCTTTGCCTTATCACCTTTACATGCTGTCGACACAGCATCAATCTATAGAAGAAGTGCGTCCATTGGCTTATGGAACTGCACTCGTACTTATTATCGTGGTTTTCTTAATGAATTTAACCGCATTTTACATTCGTTATAAATACAGAAAAAATGACCAATAA
- a CDS encoding substrate-binding domain-containing protein, with protein sequence MKKHIFGYPQIFLFSILILIQSCADSDHAIKMKGSDTEVNLAVNLAEEFSKENADFSIAISGGGSGLGITALLNGQADIANSSRPLTEDEIDLFKEKNIPLRTVVFAEDATAFVVNKDNPIDSINLKDLAEILDGTQDSWSKLSNSNLPITIYGRQSSSGTYSFVKKKLKIKFSQAAKEMTGNSQILESVKLDKSGIGYVGAGYISQNTNVQQGIKVLKIIDKTNTAVSPLDQEAIRQNRYYFQRPLFQFIPESSWEKVEPFISFEKNAKGKALIESSGYYVIH encoded by the coding sequence ATGAAAAAACACATTTTTGGATATCCTCAGATATTCCTGTTCTCCATCCTTATTTTGATTCAAAGTTGTGCTGATTCCGATCATGCGATCAAAATGAAAGGTTCAGACACCGAAGTGAACTTAGCTGTTAATCTTGCAGAAGAGTTCTCTAAGGAAAACGCTGATTTCAGTATAGCTATCTCCGGTGGAGGTTCAGGTCTAGGTATCACTGCTCTCCTCAATGGGCAGGCTGATATTGCAAATTCCTCACGTCCACTTACAGAGGACGAGATTGATCTCTTCAAAGAAAAAAATATTCCTTTAAGAACAGTTGTGTTTGCGGAAGATGCTACGGCATTTGTGGTGAATAAAGACAATCCTATTGACTCCATCAACCTAAAAGATCTAGCAGAAATTTTAGATGGTACACAGGATTCCTGGTCTAAATTGTCAAATAGCAATTTACCGATCACCATCTACGGAAGACAGAGTAGTTCTGGAACTTATTCTTTTGTCAAGAAAAAATTAAAAATCAAATTCAGTCAAGCAGCGAAGGAGATGACTGGTAATTCGCAGATTTTAGAAAGTGTAAAACTGGATAAATCTGGCATTGGGTATGTTGGTGCAGGTTATATATCTCAAAATACCAATGTTCAGCAAGGAATAAAAGTTTTAAAAATCATTGATAAAACGAATACAGCTGTATCGCCATTAGACCAAGAGGCCATCCGTCAAAATCGATACTACTTCCAGCGTCCGTTATTCCAATTTATTCCGGAATCATCATGGGAAAAAGTAGAACCGTTCATTTCATTTGAAAAAAATGCGAAAGGAAAAGCTTTAATCGAATCGTCGGGGTATTACGTTATTCATTAA
- a CDS encoding 50S ribosomal protein L25/general stress protein Ctc: MKSIAISGSVRQSVGKRDAKELRYEGNIPAVLYGGSTQTHLSVSAADLKAVLYTPEVIFIELNLDGKTVKAIVQDAQFHPLTDLVTHVDFLELNDEKEVTLNIPVTLTGTSPGVKLGGKLVQKLRKLRVKALPGNLPQEIAVPMESLEVGKSFRVAQVVLENAKVLNNSDDTIVSVIMSRALRQAETEAAKATKGGKK, from the coding sequence ATGAAATCAATTGCTATTAGCGGTTCTGTAAGACAGAGCGTAGGGAAAAGAGATGCGAAAGAATTGCGTTACGAAGGTAATATTCCTGCAGTTCTTTATGGTGGTTCTACACAAACTCACCTTTCTGTATCCGCAGCTGATTTGAAAGCAGTACTTTACACTCCAGAGGTTATCTTCATTGAATTAAACCTTGATGGAAAAACTGTAAAGGCTATCGTTCAAGACGCTCAATTCCACCCATTAACTGACTTAGTTACTCACGTTGACTTTTTAGAGTTGAATGATGAGAAAGAAGTTACTTTAAATATCCCTGTAACATTAACTGGTACTTCTCCAGGTGTTAAATTAGGAGGTAAATTAGTTCAAAAATTACGTAAATTACGTGTTAAAGCTTTACCTGGAAACTTACCTCAAGAAATTGCAGTTCCTATGGAATCTTTAGAAGTTGGTAAATCATTCCGCGTAGCTCAAGTAGTTTTAGAAAACGCTAAAGTTTTAAACAACTCTGACGATACGATCGTATCTGTTATCATGTCACGTGCTTTACGTCAAGCAGAAACAGAAGCTGCGAAAGCAACTAAAGGTGGTAAAAAATAA
- a CDS encoding GMC oxidoreductase — protein MVNYQIKESTEVYDAIVVGSGAGGGMAGYILANAGLKVLMLEAGPFYDPAKDSQQLRWPWESPRRGASTTRPFGDFDAAYGGWQLEGEPYSKVAGTEFEWFRARMLGGRTNHWGRISLRMGPDDFKPKDGVTDAWPITYDEVKPFYDRVDRMIGVYGTVEGIHNEPDGIFMKPPKPRLNELYIAKGAKKAGVPVIPGRGAVLTEVSKEIKGRGTCFYCGQCGRACKVYGDFSSSSCLVIPAIKTGNLKVIDNAMVREVLTNDEGIAIGVSYVDTKDLQEYAVKGKTVILGASACESARIMLNSKSKAHPGGVGNSSGVVGKYLHDSTGASLSGFLPQLLDRKRYNEDGVGSVHIYSPWWEDNKKLNFPRGYHIEYGGGLHMPSYGFLNWVPNVNNNAKGPDGKQKPLGGYGESLKQDYNSFYGANVGMAGRGTALARIDNYCEIDPNKVDKFGIPVLRFHYKWANEEIAQAKHMQETFQSVMHEMGAVITSKIPGADTLYGLEAPGKIIHEGGTTRMGNDPKTSALNKWGQAHDCKNLFVVDAGPFVQQGDKNLTWTILALSMRTAEYILQEKKNLNS, from the coding sequence ATGGTAAATTATCAAATAAAGGAAAGTACAGAAGTCTATGATGCTATTGTCGTCGGTTCGGGAGCCGGTGGTGGTATGGCGGGTTATATACTTGCCAATGCAGGCCTTAAAGTGCTGATGTTGGAAGCTGGTCCTTTTTATGACCCGGCAAAAGATTCTCAACAGCTACGCTGGCCTTGGGAATCTCCCCGACGCGGTGCCTCGACGACCCGTCCTTTTGGCGACTTTGATGCCGCATACGGAGGATGGCAACTTGAAGGAGAGCCCTATAGTAAAGTAGCAGGTACTGAATTTGAATGGTTTCGTGCACGCATGTTAGGCGGACGTACCAACCACTGGGGCAGAATATCATTGCGCATGGGGCCCGATGATTTCAAACCTAAAGATGGTGTTACTGATGCATGGCCAATTACCTATGACGAAGTTAAACCTTTTTATGATCGTGTAGATCGTATGATCGGTGTATATGGTACAGTAGAAGGCATACATAACGAACCTGATGGTATCTTTATGAAACCACCAAAACCACGATTGAATGAACTATATATAGCCAAGGGCGCAAAGAAAGCAGGGGTACCTGTTATTCCTGGGCGTGGAGCAGTATTAACGGAAGTATCCAAAGAAATCAAAGGTAGAGGTACATGTTTTTATTGCGGGCAGTGTGGACGTGCCTGTAAAGTATATGGCGATTTTTCTTCATCTTCCTGTTTAGTGATACCAGCAATAAAGACCGGAAATCTAAAAGTAATCGATAATGCAATGGTTCGTGAAGTATTGACCAATGATGAAGGGATTGCTATCGGGGTTTCATATGTTGACACAAAAGATTTGCAGGAATATGCGGTGAAAGGAAAGACAGTCATATTAGGAGCTAGTGCATGTGAGAGTGCGCGCATTATGCTTAACTCGAAATCTAAAGCACATCCAGGAGGTGTAGGGAACAGCAGTGGTGTTGTGGGGAAATATCTTCATGATTCAACGGGAGCAAGTCTCTCCGGTTTTTTACCACAATTGTTAGACCGTAAACGTTATAATGAAGATGGAGTTGGAAGCGTACATATCTACTCACCATGGTGGGAAGATAATAAGAAGCTTAATTTTCCTCGTGGCTATCATATTGAGTATGGAGGAGGTTTACACATGCCTTCTTATGGTTTTTTAAACTGGGTGCCCAATGTAAATAACAATGCAAAAGGTCCTGATGGTAAGCAAAAGCCATTGGGTGGATATGGAGAATCTTTAAAACAGGATTATAACAGTTTTTACGGCGCTAATGTAGGTATGGCAGGAAGAGGAACGGCATTAGCCAGAATAGATAATTATTGTGAAATAGACCCCAATAAAGTCGATAAATTTGGAATACCTGTATTGCGCTTCCATTATAAATGGGCAAACGAGGAGATTGCACAGGCAAAGCATATGCAAGAAACATTTCAGTCAGTTATGCACGAAATGGGAGCTGTGATAACCTCAAAGATTCCGGGAGCGGATACCTTATATGGTTTAGAAGCACCAGGAAAAATTATCCACGAAGGTGGTACCACACGTATGGGAAATGATCCTAAAACTTCAGCTCTGAACAAATGGGGGCAAGCACATGATTGTAAAAATCTGTTTGTTGTAGATGCCGGGCCATTTGTACAACAGGGTGATAAAAATTTGACTTGGACTATCCTGGCCCTGTCAATGCGTACAGCAGAATATATTTTACAGGAAAAGAAGAATTTAAATAGCTAG